A single window of Triplophysa rosa linkage group LG2, Trosa_1v2, whole genome shotgun sequence DNA harbors:
- the ascc2 gene encoding activating signal cointegrator 1 complex subunit 2, giving the protein MACAKVPLDEQHVTEPSGPQGGERTLPALHPDRKEERCFLPYKRPPEDGVPALVEEFLELAQFISEDLEWLLALPHDKFWCQVVFDESLQRCLDSYLRHTPRGLDPSGLSSTPAVANMQGNIHRSVFMVFLRMATHKESKENFITPAVFAEIIYNNYLFDIPKILDLCVLYGKGNSKLLHKMIENIFTQQPSYYGDLNETIPSIIQVFDAVLGKCGIQSEDAGASQPLKLNANRCLTPMSMPEEELTELVLYICDTCTTIHSFLDIFPEACSSFKQHNFLYRLSSFYAMVIPDLEKAARKRIFNKSLQADMWRQVSHSRKKLVEIVHLLLQHTCLQPILEGSENMPSCVEELLQTFTAFLQEKRFLADYDEQFPIADDVSLLQQAFPHLDETRTSYLLQGVESAWESVGKKRSFPSAFSSASHSAGARSKSGRDTSTSMEEGGGIAGVREELRGAEAMTETPHKGDNGAACTVSAGELESLLCHIRDLFPDLGEGFLLACLEEYGYNSELLINNILEDNLPPSLGKLDRAMARPVKKEVPGVLSSRSNVFDDDEFDVFNRDRLDMSRVWKGRRQGESARATLNDKQHIEEQRERYQAYETVVDEIPIADHNAFDLDDYDDEYDDTYDINQIGANDLDEEDELLNRRPFTTPQVLRTGKRAEEVLEEEEEYKDESVKRDLFIQDPAVLRERAEARRAAMQSRKGYRPPPQNHVAGGPKGQGQSQETVTDRRRKEAYKSRGANHNRRTMADRKRNKGMIPS; this is encoded by the exons ATGGCGTGTGCAAAAGTTCCTTTAGATGAACAACATGTAACCGAGCCCTCTGGACCCCAGGGCGGAGAACGCACCCTACCAGCACTA CACCCTGACCGAAAGGAGGAGAGATGTTTCTTACCTTATAAACGTCCACCTGAGGATGGCGTACCTGCACTAGTTGAGGAGTTCCTGGAGCTTGCTCAGTTCATCTCAGAAGACCTGGAGTGGTTGTTGGCCTTACCTCATGACAAGTTCTGGTGTCAG GTGGTGTTTGATGAGTCTTTACAGAGGTGTTTGGACTCTTATTTGAGGCACACTCCCCGTGGTTTGGACCCGTCTGGTCTCTCGTCTACGCCAGCAGTAGCCAACATGCAGGGGAACATTCACCGCTCTGTGTTTATGGTGTTTCTTAGAATGGCTACGCACAAAGAGTCAAAG gAAAACTTCATCACCCCTGCTGTGTTTGCTGAGATTATTTACAACAACTACCTATTTGACATTCCTAAAATTCTGGATTTGTGTGTGCTGTATGGGAAAGGAAATTCCAAACTGCTTCACAAAATGATCG AGAACATTTTTACTCAACAACCAAGTTATTACGGCGATCTGAATGAAACGATACCTTCGATTATCCAG GTGTTTGATGCTGTTTTAGGGAAGTGTGGAATTCAGTCAGAAGATGCAGGTGCCAGTCAACCTCTCAAACTGAATGCAAACAGATGTCTAACTCCCATGTCAATGCCAGAGGAG GAGCTTACAGAATTGGTGTTGTACATTTGTGACACGTGCACCACTATCCACTCTTTCTTGGACATCTTCCCTGAGGCTTGTTCTTCTTTTAAACAGCACAACTTTCTTTACAG ATTATCATCATTCTATGCGATGGTAATTCCAGACCTGGAAAAAGCAGCGAGGAAGAGAATTTTCAATAAAAG TTTACAGGCGGATATGTGGAGACAAGTGTCTCATTCCAGAAAGAAACTGGTGGAGATTGTGCACCTGCTGCTTCAACACACATGTTTACAGCCCATACTGGAGGG ctcTGAAAACATGCCATCCTGCGTAGAAGAACTTCTACAAACCTTCACAGCTTTTCTTCAAGAGAAAAG ATTCCTGGCAGATTACGATGAACAGTTTCCTATAGCAGATGATGTCAGTCTCCTTCAGCAAGCCTTCCCTCACTT AGATGAGACCAGGACGTCGTACCTGTTGCAGGGTGTAGAGTCTGCCTGGGAGAGCGTGGGGAAGAAGAGGAGCTTCCCTTCCGCATTCTCGTCAGCCAGTCACAGCGCAGGAGCCAGAAGCAAGTCTGGCAGGGATACATCAACTTCCATGGAGGAAGGAGGTGGAATTGCGGGAGTCAGAGAGGAGCTGAGAGGAGCAGAAGCTATGACTGAGACTCCTCATAAGGGTGACAAT GGGGCAGCATGCACAGTGAGTGCTGGAGAATTGGAGTCTCTGCTGTGTCATATTCGAGACCTGTTCCCGGACTTGGGAGAGGGATTCCTACTAGCGTGTTTGGAAGAGTACGGTTACAATTCTGAACTCCTCATCAACAACATCCTGGAAGATAACCTGCCTCCTTCACTTGGCAAACTGGACAGGGCAATGGCCAG GCCTGTGAAGAAGGAGGTCCCTGGCGTTTTGAGCTCCAGATCGAATGTGTTTGACGACGACGAGTTTGACGTGTTCAACCGCGACCGACTGGACATGAGTCGAGTATGGAAGGGTCGGAG ACAAGGGGAGAGTGCACGTGCCACACTCAATGACAAACAGCACATagaagagcagagagagagatatcAAGCCTACGAGACGGTGGTGGATGAGATTCCCATTGCAGACCATAATGCTTTCGACTTGGACGATTACGATGATGAATATGATGACACGTATGATATCAACCAAATAGGAGCCAATGATCTGGATGAAGAGGATGAATTATTGAACCGCAG GCCTTTCACTACTCCACAAGTGCTCAGAACAGGCAAACGGGCTGAGGAGGTGCTAGAAGAGGAGGAAGAATACAAG GATGAGTCTGTGAAGAGGGATCTCTTCATCCAAGACCCCGCGGTGCTCAGAGAGAGGGCGGAGGCCAGAAGAGCAGCCATGCAGAGCAGGAAAGG CTACAGACCACCTCCACAAAATCATGTGGCAGGAGGTCCGAAGGGACAGGGACAGTCACAGGAGACCGTCACGGACCGTCGAAGGAAAGAGGCCTACAAGAGTCGTGGAGCCAATCACAATCGCAGAACAATGGCTGACAGGAAGAGGAATAAAGGCATGATCCCTTCCTGA